The Acidobacteriota bacterium genome contains a region encoding:
- a CDS encoding class II glutamine amidotransferase: protein MCRVLAYLGEPVVLDQLLFRPDSSLIQQTYAPRMAAMLNLAGFGLIAWDSDSHNPSVPFTYRTTAVPVFDRNLERLAEKLRPGAFLAHVRGVPYHTHVTVNEQNLHPFQYEGTRLAMAHNGQLEQFDEMRYDLVEHIRPVWRQQILGNSDSEWIYALFLSQLGDPSARATPDEIARAVEGTLRILRATRARLGITTYSPINLFISDGVAIVAVRFAFDFGCYSTEGGAISEAMLNFMSLWYTCGRNYGLHDGEWKMIGGPSDASSIIVSSEPLSEDRATWLEVPEYTMLAATLRDGVVRRDEFELDI, encoded by the coding sequence ATGTGTCGTGTCCTCGCCTACCTCGGTGAACCGGTCGTACTCGACCAACTGTTGTTCCGACCCGACAGCTCGCTGATCCAACAGACGTATGCGCCGCGCATGGCGGCCATGTTGAACCTGGCGGGTTTCGGCCTGATTGCCTGGGACAGCGACTCGCATAACCCTTCCGTCCCATTCACCTACCGGACGACCGCCGTGCCCGTTTTTGATCGAAACCTCGAGCGGCTGGCAGAGAAGCTCCGTCCTGGGGCGTTCCTTGCCCACGTGCGCGGTGTTCCGTATCACACACACGTAACCGTCAATGAACAGAATCTGCACCCGTTCCAGTACGAGGGCACACGGCTGGCGATGGCTCACAACGGGCAACTGGAGCAGTTCGACGAGATGCGCTACGACCTCGTCGAGCACATCCGGCCCGTGTGGCGCCAGCAGATTCTGGGCAACAGCGATTCCGAGTGGATCTACGCGCTGTTCCTGTCGCAGCTCGGGGATCCTTCGGCACGCGCGACTCCGGACGAGATCGCCCGAGCCGTCGAGGGAACGTTACGCATCCTCCGCGCGACCCGCGCTCGTCTCGGAATCACGACCTATTCCCCGATCAACCTGTTCATCTCCGATGGAGTCGCGATCGTGGCGGTACGCTTCGCGTTCGACTTCGGCTGCTACTCCACGGAAGGGGGCGCGATCAGCGAGGCGATGCTGAACTTCATGAGTCTGTGGTACACCTGCGGGCGAAATTACGGGCTGCACGATGGCGAATGGAAGATGATCGGCGGACCGTCCGACGCATCCTCGATCATCGTGTCATCGGAGCCGCTGTCGGAGGACCGAGCCACGTGGCTTGAGGTGCCGGAGTACACGATGCTTGCTGCAACGCTCCGCGACGGCGTCGTCCGGCGCGATGAATTCGAACTCGACATCTAG
- a CDS encoding aminotransferase class V-fold PLP-dependent enzyme produces MSEEQARRRRDHDTEALLERIRDSIVGDDVVVEAPFGPRRVVYADYTASGRSLRIIEDFIRDEVLPLYANTHTESSGTGLQTSRLREDARCIIHDAVGGDDDDLVIFVGTGATGAIDRLIHVMNLRIPNDLDGRYGLLEHIPAEERPVVFVGPYEHHSNDVQWRETIAEVVMIQEDDDGRIDLADLEAKLVQYRDRTLKIGSFSAASNVTGIISDDIAITTLLHRHGALSFWDFAAAGPYLDVRMNPTDEGCDPALARKDAVFLSPHKFIGGPDTPGVLVAKRTLFDNTVPVVPGGGTVSYVSPWKVRYLDDPVQREEGGTPGIIGSIRAGLVFQLKASVGVETIRAHEDRFTERATASWKANPRIWILGNPELDRLSIISMCIRRGERFLHWNFVVALLNDLFGIQARGGCSCAGPYGHSLFAIGEEQSCLFETQTVAGYEGLKPGWFRINFNYFISETAFDYIVQAVHMVADEGWKLLPLYDFSPHSGLWKHRDGLAPSILSLHDVSYTHGHMHYRAHRPTEPESVLPSYLDKARRIFADAADLAAAAGPIPEIQVAPEFERLRWFVLPNEVETDLGAMRIPDGKSEG; encoded by the coding sequence GTGTCCGAAGAACAGGCACGGCGTCGCCGGGATCACGACACGGAGGCGCTTCTGGAGCGGATCCGTGACTCGATCGTCGGCGACGACGTTGTCGTCGAGGCCCCGTTCGGTCCCCGACGGGTGGTGTATGCCGACTACACGGCGTCGGGCCGGTCGCTGCGCATCATCGAGGACTTCATCCGGGACGAGGTCCTGCCGCTCTACGCGAATACGCACACCGAGTCGTCAGGCACGGGGCTGCAGACATCGCGGCTCCGTGAGGATGCGAGGTGCATCATCCACGACGCCGTGGGGGGCGACGACGACGATCTGGTCATCTTCGTCGGCACGGGGGCTACCGGCGCCATCGACCGACTGATCCACGTCATGAACTTGCGGATTCCGAACGACCTTGACGGACGTTATGGATTACTGGAGCACATCCCGGCCGAAGAGCGCCCCGTCGTGTTCGTCGGACCCTACGAGCATCATTCCAACGACGTGCAGTGGCGCGAGACGATCGCCGAAGTGGTGATGATCCAGGAAGACGACGACGGCCGCATCGATCTGGCCGACCTCGAAGCCAAGCTCGTGCAGTATCGCGATCGGACGCTGAAGATAGGCAGCTTCTCGGCGGCCTCGAACGTCACCGGAATCATCTCCGACGACATCGCGATCACGACGCTGCTTCATCGGCACGGGGCTTTGTCCTTCTGGGACTTCGCCGCGGCCGGGCCATATCTCGACGTGAGGATGAACCCGACGGACGAGGGGTGCGACCCGGCCCTCGCGCGGAAGGACGCGGTGTTCCTGTCGCCGCACAAGTTCATCGGTGGCCCGGACACGCCGGGCGTGCTCGTCGCCAAGCGCACATTGTTCGATAACACCGTGCCGGTAGTGCCCGGCGGCGGCACCGTGTCGTACGTCAGCCCGTGGAAAGTGCGGTACCTCGACGATCCGGTGCAACGAGAGGAAGGCGGCACTCCGGGCATCATCGGATCGATCCGCGCCGGCCTGGTGTTTCAGCTCAAGGCTTCGGTCGGTGTAGAGACGATTCGGGCCCACGAGGACCGCTTCACCGAGAGGGCCACCGCGTCGTGGAAGGCGAACCCGAGGATCTGGATCCTGGGGAACCCCGAGTTGGATCGATTGTCGATCATCTCGATGTGCATTCGACGTGGCGAGCGGTTCCTTCACTGGAACTTCGTCGTCGCATTGCTCAACGATCTGTTCGGGATCCAGGCCCGCGGCGGCTGCTCCTGCGCCGGGCCGTACGGCCACTCGCTGTTCGCCATCGGCGAGGAACAGTCGTGCCTTTTCGAGACGCAGACGGTCGCAGGGTACGAGGGGCTCAAGCCCGGCTGGTTCCGGATCAACTTCAACTACTTCATCAGCGAGACGGCGTTCGATTACATCGTGCAGGCGGTGCACATGGTCGCCGACGAGGGATGGAAGCTGTTGCCGCTGTACGATTTCAGCCCGCATTCCGGGCTGTGGAAGCACCGCGACGGTCTAGCGCCTTCGATCCTCAGCCTGCACGACGTGTCCTACACCCACGGCCACATGCATTACCGGGCACACCGCCCGACCGAGCCTGAGTCCGTCCTTCCGTCATACCTGGACAAGGCTCGACGGATCTTCGCCGATGCGGCCGACCTGGCCGCCGCCGCCGGTCCGATCCCCGAAATCCAGGTCGCGCCGGAGTTCGAGCGGCTGCGCTGGTTCGTGTTGCCAAACGAGGTCGAGACCGACCTGGGCGCGATGCGAATCCCCGACGGCAAGAGCGAGGGCTAG
- a CDS encoding PilZ domain-containing protein, which yields MDSHTPRHPPHDERRESVRYATQLQVRFGERGLDRQSPVANLSDGGLCIQTNDVLKTGTRIQLALELGGKEIHLTGEVMWAIQVSEHQTEFLEYGMGVQFLATGSDWKRAFATWKDSLTDAAV from the coding sequence GTGGATTCGCACACACCCAGGCACCCGCCTCACGATGAACGTCGCGAGAGCGTCCGCTACGCGACACAACTCCAGGTTCGTTTCGGGGAGCGGGGTCTCGACCGGCAGTCGCCCGTCGCGAACCTCTCCGACGGCGGCCTGTGCATCCAAACGAATGATGTGCTCAAAACCGGTACCCGGATCCAACTCGCGCTCGAACTAGGCGGTAAGGAGATCCACCTGACCGGCGAGGTGATGTGGGCGATCCAGGTTTCGGAGCACCAGACAGAGTTCCTGGAGTACGGGATGGGAGTGCAGTTCCTCGCCACCGGGTCGGACTGGAAGCGGGCTTTCGCGACCTGGAAGGACTCACTCACGGACGCTGCTGTTTGA